The following are encoded together in the Choloepus didactylus isolate mChoDid1 chromosome 7, mChoDid1.pri, whole genome shotgun sequence genome:
- the LOC119540864 gene encoding LOW QUALITY PROTEIN: olfactory receptor 14K1-like (The sequence of the model RefSeq protein was modified relative to this genomic sequence to represent the inferred CDS: deleted 2 bases in 1 codon): MTNNTEETEFFLLGFSDTRELQVLHAFLFLLTYLVALMGNLLIITLITLDQCLHTPMYFFLKNLSLVDLCFISTIVPKSILNSLSNKSTISLQGCVLQVLLVIHFAGTEVFILTAMSYDCYVAICHPLHHDTIMSRGFCVRMAAASWLWRSLFGTLYSAGTVSLSFCGSRKVPQFFCDVPSLLKISCSKAHMTIDISVAIGMFYFFVCLLAIVYSYVCIFSTVLSIPSVQGRSKAFSTCLPHLIVVTTFLLTRAIAYPKPASESPTFLDLLVSVLYSVVPPTLNPIVYSLRNKEIRAALRKILWKLCGNKK, from the exons ATGACCAACAACACAGAGGAGACTGAATTCTTCCTCCTGGGATTCTCTGACACCAGGGAACTTCAGGTCCTGCatgcatttctgtttctgttgacTTATTTGGTTGCTCTCATGGGGAATCTTCTCATTATCACCCTCATCACCCTGGACCAGTgtcttcacacccccatgtacttcttcctgaagaacttgTCTCTTGTTgatctttgtttcatttcaacCATAGTACCCAAATCCATTCTCAACTCTCTTTCCAACAAGAGCACCATTTCTCTCCAGGGCTGTGTCTTACAGGTCTTGCTGGTGATTCACTTTGCTGGGACTGAGGTGTTCATCCTCACAGCCATGTCCTATGACTGCTATGTGGCCATTTGCCACCCACTGCACCATGACACTATCATGAGCAGGGGGTTCTGTGTGAGGATGGCAGCTGCCTCCTGG CTTTGGAGGAGTCTTTTTGGTACTTTGTACTCTGCTGGCACAGTTTCTCTATCTTTCTGTGGCTCCAGGAAAGTCCCTCAGTTTTTCTGTGATGTCCCTTCATTATTAAAGATTTCTTGCTCTAAGGCACATATGACAATTGATATAAGTGTGGCAAttggaatgttttatttttttgtttgtttacttgccATTGTTTACTCATATGTCTGTATTTTCAGTACAGTACTGAGCATCCCATCTGTGCAAGGCCGATCAAAAGCTTTCTCCACCTGCTTGCCCCATCTTATAGTTGTGACCACATTTCTCCTGACAAGAGCCATTGCCTACCCGAAGCCAGCGTCAGAGTCCCCCACCTTCCTGGACTTGCTGGTGTCTGTGCTGTATTCAGTGGTGCCCCCCACTCTAAACCCCATTGTTTACAGCCTAAGGAACAAGGAAATCAGGGCAGCTCTGAGAAAGATCCTATGGAAACTTTGTGGCAATAAGAAGTAA